A single genomic interval of Dromiciops gliroides isolate mDroGli1 chromosome 1, mDroGli1.pri, whole genome shotgun sequence harbors:
- the LOC122736675 gene encoding V-type proton ATPase subunit S1-like yields MATAPLAAAPEGMTGALAVRPLASQLPLLLALLVAAAAADQQVTLVLWSSSRDLWAPLENAHEGHITTDIQLSSYLDPALENGPRNVLLFLQERLNMEDFTAYGGVFGNKQDSAFPNLESALGSAPSSLILPSVDWYAASTLTSYLKEKLGASPLHVDQATLRELQLNDTLPALLLLRLPYSTSSGLMAPKEVFTGNDEIIGQVMSTLKSEGVPYTAILTAVRPSPGLRDLSLVSRGSGRRLLGENEDPKPVTAAVSTLPPVSYKDTEPRILFWAKTFKLTYNKESRDLAALTFGAPALNLTGSSWNNSSAQLALTYENLFGSLLTIKFILSSQFYHISARSWFTMDRLEIHSNNSVVVFNFSHVTAPTIYSFHCQSVSTERSNEGVIISSSSSLWRVNFQNFQIQAFNLSNGNFSYASDCASFFSAGIWMGLVSSFIMLFIFIYGMHMILNLKTMDRFDDHKGSPTFVALME; encoded by the coding sequence ATGGCGACCGCTCCTCTGGCGGCTGCCCCTGAAGGAATGACCGGCGCGTTGGCTGTCCGGCCTCTGGCGTCGCAGCTTCCTCTGCTGCTGGCGCTGTTGGTCGCCGCGGCGGCCGCGGATCAGCAGGTGACCCTGGTGCTCTGGTCGAGCTCCCGGGATTTGTGGGCTCCCCTTGAAAATGCCCACGAAGGTCACATCACTACGGATATCCAGCTTTCCTCCTACCTAGACCCTGCCCTGGAGAACGGACCCCGAAACGTGCTGCTGTTCCTACAGGAAAGACTAAACATGGAGGATTTCACTGCGTATGGTGGCGTGTTTGGCAACAAACAAGACAGTGCTTTCCCTAACCTGGAGAGCGCTCTGGGATCGGCTCCCTCTTCCTTGATCCTGCCTTCAGTGGACTGGTATGCGGCCAGTACTTTGACCTCTTACCTGAAAGAGAAGTTGGGAGCTAGTCCCCTCCACGTAGACCAGGCCACcctacgggagctgcagctcaaCGACACCCTCCCTGCCCTGCTCCTCCTGAGACTGCCCTACAGCACCAGTTCCGGATTGATGGCTCCCAAAGAAGTGTTCACAGGCAATGATGAGATTATCGGGCAGGTGATGAGCACACTCAAGTCTGAAGGTGTGCCCTATACGGCCATACTGACTGCGGTTCGGCCTTCCCCGGGGCTTCGGGACTTGTCGCTAGTGTCGCGGGGTTCGGGGCGGCGCCTCCTTGGGGAGAATGAGGATCCAAAGCCTGTCACAGCCGCAGTGTCTACCCTACCCCCAGTGAGCTACAAGGACACGGAACCTCGCATCCTCTTCTGGGCCAAGACTTTCAAGTTGACTTACAACAAAGAGTCACGTGACCTGGCTGCCCTCACCTTTGGCGCCCCAGCACTCAACCTGACTGGCTCCAGCTGGAACAACTCCTCTGCCCAGCTTGCGCTGACTTACGAGAACCTCTTTGGGTCATTGCTGACAATCAAGTTTATCCTGAGCAGTCAGTTCTACCACATTTCAGCCCGAAGCTGGTTCACCATGGATCGACTAGAGATCCACAGCAACAACTCAGTTGTTGTCTTCAATTTCTCACATGTCACAGCACCCACCATCTATTCCTTCCACTGCCAGTCTGTTAGCACTGAACGTTCAAACGAAGGTGTCATAATATCTTCTAGTTCTTCTCTCTGGCGTGTGAATTTCCAGAATTTCCAGATTCAGGCCTTCAACTTGTCTAATGGAAACTTCTCCTATGCCAGTGATTGTGCCAGCTTCTTCTCTGCTGGCATCTGGATGGGGCTGGTCTCCTCTTTTATCATGCTTTTCATCTTCATCTATGGGATGCACATGATCCTCAACCTCAAGACCATGGATCGATTTGATGACCACAAGGGGAGCCCTACCTTTGTGGCCCTGATGGAGTGA